The Dioscorea cayenensis subsp. rotundata cultivar TDr96_F1 chromosome 11, TDr96_F1_v2_PseudoChromosome.rev07_lg8_w22 25.fasta, whole genome shotgun sequence genomic interval TTCCTAATATTGATAGCTAGAGAGTTGTTATTGAGGTGGAAAATTTgtcacaagaaaaaaattgtatgaTTTGGTTATGTATGTGGTCCATGGAATAAGAGGTCAATGAAGAAGAATTATTCCCCAATTgcctttcttcccttttttctATTCTTCTTCGTGAAATGAGGTTAAACCAAAGATTACTAAACCTAAGAATGATGTAAATAAAGATGAGGAGTCAATTTGTAGGAGAAATCAATCGATGAGGGGATGAATTGGAACCTGGATCCACCTATGACTACCCTTGTAATTGGAGAACTATATTAGATTGAAGGTTAAAATTGTAGGACTTCTAAAATTCCAAAGACATACCAATAACCCTCTTGAGTCTAATGACAACTAATCCCCCATAAAATTCTGGCAAGATTCTCTTTCTAGCCTAAGTTTCATATGATTACAATACACTCAACTAATCTCTCAAGATCAGGGCAAGATTCTCTTTCTAACCCAACTTAAGTTAGGGAGAGTTTCTTGCTCTAGCCCCAAACAAAATAATTGTAACACCCTATCTCCAGGAATGTCATGATTCTCTTCACTTGTGCTATATCCTCAAAGTCGGGGTTTCTCACCTCACCAAGCAcatgacaaaataattagattcgAGCTCTCACTACAATGAAGCCAATACCATAATAAATAGACAAGCAAATCACAACCAAATCAACATAATCCAATATAAAATGAGATCCAACTACAAGTTCATCAAGGTTTCACAAAACTTCTAATGCCAAATGGCGCTTAAACTACCATAATGAAGATGTTCAAAATGCAAGTCATGGATAAAACTCAAGAcaataaaacaagataaaagcTTTCTCAATGATGTGGTGTGGTTGTGGaacacctcttcttcttctccctgaGCTATTGGCAAGGAAGTACCGATTAAGGCATTCTCCTTCAAAAGATTAGGGGAAAACCCCATTTTCAGTCTACAATCACTAAGGAGAACCACCATCTTAAGCCTTGGCAAGGTCatccaaaagatggagaaaattcATTAAAGAAATCCATCGTAAATCAGCTCCTTGCCTTTTATACCCTAACCCTAGAATGATGCCCCACGGGGTACCCACATCCATTAGAATGGTCATGAGTTGCTctgtcttttaaaaaaatatatgagaacaAGATATTGGTGACCCACGACTAACCCACAATTGTGAAATGGTGATCTTTGTTGTGGGCTAGGACATGGGTTGTTGACCAATGGCCATGGATCAAACCATGGGTTCAAACAATGCCTCTGGAGCTTACCCACGCCCATGGGTTTGTGGTACGTAAGAGTGTGGATCTCTAGGTAAATCTATAAATTCTTGGTAGAGTGTCTCCATGAACCTCTGAATGGTCCACGGTCATTGTTAGGGCTATGATCTTGTAAGGAAAAAGCATTTTCTACTCAAAATCACTCCAAAAAGCCCTACTTCCATTCCTCTTGCTCCATAAAGGTTTAATTGGTCTCGAAAGGATGAAAAAGTAgttaaataccaaaattggcTAAAATCAACATAAAATGCATGTCGAGTGTTACAAATATAATATGGATAATATACATATTAACCACTCATCAATTTGTTTACTAAAAGAAGCAATAGGATGACCTTGTTGGGAAAGGACAGCTCCCTCTCTTATTCCACATACATCTATTTGAACAACAAAGAGATGTCCAAAATTGGGAAGTGCTAGTATAGGTGTGTCAATCATTGCCTCTTTTAGTTGGTTAAAGTTGTAGTATCTCTAAGtaaccaaacaaaaacatatttgCTCAAGAGATCAGTTAAAAAGCAATAATGGTTGAGTAATTAATGACAAATCATCGGTATTAGCCAGTCAAATCAAGGAATCAACTCAGTCTCTTAGGGAAATTAGGTACGTAGGCTACTAGATCGCTTCAATTTTAAGAGAGTAGATTGAGAAGATGACTATAAATGGGTCAAGTGGTCCTCTCATGAGGAACTGTTGATAAGAATGTCATATAAGAACACAAGGACAAACAACACATTATTTTCAGAAAAATTAAGTTCATAATAGCTTGGAATGTGGAGGGTGCATTCAACAAACCAGAGGGCCTAACTAAACATTCGTAATGGCCCTTGAGAATGTGGAATGAGGTCTTTTTAGTATTAAGAGAATGGATGCAAATTTGGTGGTACCCGGCACTAAGATCCAATTTTGATAAAACTCATGCTCTCGCAATTTCATCCAAAAGCTCATCAACTATAGGAATAGGAAATCTGTCTTTGATTGTGACCGCATTCAACACTTGGTAGTCAACACAAAAATTCCATGGTCCATCTTTTTTTCACCAAGAGAATAAGGGAAGAGAAAGGACTTGTGCTGCAAATGATTTCATCAGCAAGTATTTTCCCAACAGGCATTTTCACAACAAACTTCTCAATCTCAAACTTCTAGAAATCAGGCACCTATGAGGCTTATTATTAATTGGTAGGATGGTTGGGATGAGAGTGATGTGATGTTCTGATTGAGATAGTGGCAGAAGCCTTGTGACCCACACAAACCACATGAATGGTCTAATTAGTTTAACTCCGCAAGTATatgggttgtcaagtaataccctgtgggTAAGCACGGGGGGTCGTATTCCTCAGGGAATGgcaagaggctcctattactttttTTTGCCTAATAAATACCCTAATGTCTATGGTGATTCATCTAGTAAAATAAATCCACTTTTACAAATTAACTACTAAAATACAATCGAGAAACTTGAGGTGCAATTAAAATGAGTGGGTACCCGTGTGGGGAGTCCCTTAACATTTAATTgtgatatgaaatagaatataacAATTTTATCTAGTGATAGACCTAAGAAATTCAGAGGCCTAATGTTCCAAATCTCTTGACAACTAGGTATAATGTaataggaacttaagatggaatctcttccaaccCATCATCCTATGTCCGCCTTAAGATAAAAAATTCCACCAAAAGGATAATCAAATCCTAAACAGAAAATCTAGctatacctaatctcttagcgcatggatagatctaacaaagcatggATGTTCTAAAGAGTGAAAATCTCTTCCTCATAGAATTAGCACAATTATCAATAAGTAAAAATGCAATGAACCACAATCAACTAGAAAGAATATCATATAGCCAATGAAAGTTAATATTTACAAGAAAAAGACTAGACACATTGgcatacaattccccttgaattgGGTCCTCTTATGGATaaagaataataatcaaagaataataataatccacaaAGAAAACTATTAAGAATCctaaaactaactccctccaatagatcTCCAATGGTTGAGAttgagaagatcccaaggacATCGAGATGGCGCCGAATCTCTTCTCTCACCCTCCACTATCAATATGCGTTGACTCCCTCTTGAGAAATTCACCAAAATCCGTTGAAATTAGGTCTCCAGCTGCACTGCACTCCAGAAATCTAGTTGCCTAAAGCCAAATATGGCAAAAGAATCCCCCCCCCCccacaacaaaaaaaacctaGGGTTATTTATAGCCTGTCTGGCATGGGATAACAATGGCCGTTGTTCGAGTCGTTGTGATCTCAAATCTTTTCTTAGGCCATAAGTCGCGTTCTAACTCAGTTTAGCTCAAGGCGTTGTGCACTATAACCAAAGGTGTTTTCTATATAATGGCCATTGTTAAGCCCGTTGTGACTCCTGTAATGTTGTCATGTGGGTTCTACACATGGGCTTGATTGGACCACAGCCATGATGAGCCCATGGTGATGTTCTGGAACTTGTGTGTTGGTCTAATCTGCCTTAAATTGCCTACATATTCCCTCATTTTTGCCCTGAAATGCAATTAAAGTCTCTAGCGATCAAAAGAATGCAATTTTGTACAACTTTGGtgctaaatatataaaattacatgCTTGATGTAgtgcaaattatatataaaatatgcatgtttAAGCACCTATCACCTTGTTGGAGCAAGAAGATTGTGGCAATTTGGGCAAAATAACTAAGTGGAAATATTGGGCAAGAGCTTGTGTATGTAGCCAACGTTTTAAGGACAAGGTTGAGATATAATTGAGAATGGTTTGTTGTAACCCTAGGAGACAGACTTTGCAAGCCATTATGTGTGAATTCCATCCATAAATTTTATAGTCGAATAAAATGGCACCTACCTCTGAAAACTACTAGACCCCTAACACTAAGTAAGTCTACAGTATATATaggaaaaaagtaaaaatttcatagaaaaaaagGTCTAACCTAGTTGTAAAGGAACTTGATGAAGGTGCCTTTGCATCCAAATAACTCTCTATTTCCAACCATAACCCATAGGTGAGGTGAAGGTTGAACCATAAGGCAAGATGAGTTGCTAATCGGGTTTGGATAAAATTATTGGTAGATCCACCATTAAGCACGACTACTACCTTGTGCATATTAACAGAACATGAAAGTTTCAATGTAGAGAACCATCTATTTCTTAAAAGTATGAAAAGAGATTCTAGCAATGTCTTTAATGGCGGCATTGAGATTTCTGTTGTATCATTGGTGAATTCCTCATCACTGTCCTTCAGGATGAATAAAAATTGTAGCCATTTATAGTGATGTATTGGCATAAATTAGGTATCACAATTAAAGTACAATCCCTTCTCACAGTGAATGCACATCTTTGCAAAGGTAAAGCATTTGATGTGCACATGTAGGGGTTGACATTTGGTTTAGTTAGGGAGAGGGTTCAAATTATTTAGTAGAGGCTTAGTAAATAAGGTGGGGTGATTATTGGGGCTTTGATCAAGGTGGATTGAGGGATTATGTGTCTGGCAATGTTACACTTGTCTTCTACCAATGTCACCATGCCCATGGCATCCTAAAAGGTCTGGGGTTTAAGGAAGTAAATTTCCTTTTAGATATCTTCACATAACCCTAGATGGAACAATTGAATAGCCATTATGGTTAAGGCATGTTATTCGAGTGGATAGAAActcaaatttaccaaaataaccaCAGATAGTGGTCTATTGTTTCAACTTGTACAAGTGAACTCCATGGTTGAAGAAAAGTGAGTCACCGAACCTTCATTCAAGCTGCCGAGCAAAATTTTCCCAAATTTTGAGTCGGGAGATTAAGTACATGCAATGGTACCATTGGAATGATGGATTGGATATACATAAAGTGGCAATCTTGAGCTTCCGATTTGAAGATGTGCTATGGtaagtaaaaacatgtttaatttgGAAAAGCCAACCTAGACATTTTCACCAGTGAACAGAGGGATTTCATATTTTGGAAGTCGAGGAGTGAGAGTGTTGGAGATTGTAGCAAGGAAGAAGAGTGAGATATTAAAGGTGGTAGTGAGGGGCAAAATAGATTGATGAGATTGGGAGATGGAAGGAAAGGTTGTggcaaggaagaagatgatgaagtagTGTTTTGTGTGTGAATAAAGACAATAAGAGGGCTGAATAGGCTACTTCTCTAACTTAGCTAGCATTACTATCATGTTTTCCATCACCATTTGTTGAGAGTACAAGGATTCTTGGATCATGTCAAATGTATTAGGGTGATACTAGATAATAGAGCAGAGGAAGTCCAACTTGCATAGGATGGAATCATGGTTGGACAACTAGTCGGCTATTTTGGAGAGTTGCTCATCTAAGGCTTTGGAACAAGTAGTCATTCCATCAATCATGGTGGGTCCCTCTTAACGAACCACCAAATGATACACCTCTTTTGTTGGAAAGAAGATCTCAACACAAATTAAGAGGGAAGAGGGTTGTAGAAAAGAGGAGCAAAGAAAGACAAGAAGAGGGAGGAAGAcaagaagaggggaaaaaaagaaagaaaggcacTTGGGGAATAATTCTTCTTTGTTGTCTTGTTATTccataaactatatatataaccaaataatacaattcttttttttctaataacaaATCCGCTAACTCAATAAGAACTCTCTAGCTATCAATATAAGCAATAACAAATCTGCCAAGTTTGGTAATAATCCCCTAGATAACAATAACAAACTTGGCATTACACAAAATTAAATCACTAAACTTGGCTAGTTGTTTTACTTAATGACCATTCCTACAGATCATAGGGCATTGTGGATTTGGTGTTGGGCTTgcaacataattatttttatcaaaaaattaactCCACTTCAACTTTTAAAATAGGTTATTATCTAAAATATCATTCAAGattaacataaaatttaaatggtaatgtaatataacattataattatttatatctatttaatttttattatcatggcaataattaaatttgaattagatTTAAACTAAAATTGTGAAGTATTTTAAgattacaaaaactaaaaattaggtCGTACTTTAATGATCTTTGTTATTAACTTGATTTTTATACAATGcaacacaaaaaattaaatgtgccatcaaatataaataacacccataattatttatgcaatggAAACTATGTAATtatgaaaaagaataataaccaAATTTGACTTTGTATCATACTAGTTTTCCAATTGCTATATTGCTATTAACAAAACATTGTTTTTACATGATTATAAATTCTTTtctattcttatatatatatatatatatatatatatatatatgaatgtagCGAGGGGTGGAACCAAGGGGGCTAGCAGGGGTTAAAGCCCCTTCTCGTCGCAGAGACACTACTTTCCAAGAAATATAAGATTTGATGGTATCGgtttttctatacttaaattaatttaaaataaaatattttgatatataaaagTGTTTAACATAGTTGTGCTTTAGTGGTTAGTATGTCAAGTCATAAAGCATGTGATTTTTTAACtcacccaagttcaaatcctCCTTgtgcatatgttttttttcacattttattttttaatttaaaaattactaggatttcaaaattttaataaaaatttataaaaattacaaactctCGTATAAaagttttagtaattttaaaaatgtttaaattgaTCATAAAGCCTAGCAAATATATTGTAACATATATGcacatatacttttaaaattacaatattttttattagctaaattattgaaaatcttatatatttactatagataataacaaaaatttaaattatactaTATGTTTTGTCATGTGCATTTAAATTTTCGTTATATTATATGTTAgccttcattaaaaataattatttggttgtattatttttttattattattattttatgttttgcatTTAGGCTTAAACCCCCTACCCATGGAGTCCTGGTTCTGTCACTAAATGTAGCAATAAAAGTATTCTCACAAAAGCCttctaaatttctaaaattcacatgaacagttatataataaataagtataaaaatatttttttcaaatatcaaaaaatcattttattttataatgtatactccttaaattaaaaatatttttggctcCATTTTTATTTCCAATTTTATTCGAAAGGGTTGACAATATTAACAATATTACcatcaatataatattttattacatgAACGGGATTTTCACCTTACCATAATCGTtggtatatttattaaattttgcaaACATCCCAAATACTCAAACAATAGAAATATTTTggataacaataatattttagtaATGAGGCTGAGAATAGTGATAACCTACTACAGAAATAATATAATGGTGAGATTAACAATTAGGTAATATTgtaatgagaaataaaaataatgaatgattACATCCTTTTtccgatttttttttaaaaaatttggataAACCAAGTATTGTAATACAGGATAGACACATCCACCAGTAGTGGAGAGAAGTATACATTATTAAGGttgcaaatgaaaacaaaaatttgctCATAATTTTCCAGTTAtctttcttatatatgaaattttacgaaaaaaaaatttactatttatccttaaaactttaaattctaacAAGTTAAGTAAAATAGATATATTAAATTAGTGTTATTAGTTTcattattataatcataataataataatgaaaacaacaataacaataataaaaataataagagaaatGATAATAACAAAATCAGGTTTAAAAAACTTTAACATGCTTtaatttaagttatatatatatatatatatatatataagtggcatatatatatatatatatatatatatatatttatatatcctTTTGATATAAAGAtgattaattttaagttttgtaAAGCAATGGACTTtagttaaaattttgataagGGTACAAATAACTCAATTTTTCCATTTGTAgtcttataatttattaatttccatattatcttttatcttttaaaatgtCTAGAATAACAACATGTTTGACAAGCAATTTATCACAATATGGAATGTATtttgcaattatatatatatatatatatatatatatcactatcGTCTCAACAAGTGAATGGTTAAAGTATTTAGCTCCCAAACAGAAGATCGATGATTTGACATAATTACAATGCATGACTGGCTAGTAAATATGGTGCATATTTATAGTTGCTTGTCCACATtagttcaaaaataaatatatagatatatatatatatatatattatcaaaactattttagtaattatttaCTAACTCAAGTAAATGATTAACTGGAAATACCAATTCCAAAATTATGGTtaacatttatttcaaataatactTTTTATTGATAGTATAAAAATACTTCAAATATACTTAATATATCTAAAGGgataataaatatgtaaataaattacaGTGGTTGTTTGAAATTATTTCTCAGGGACAAACTagattaaacttttaaattaattaatattaattaaaatagttgataaaaattaaaaatatacattttttaataataataaactttaattatattaaacttCTACTTATTAGCTCTGTAAAATAGTAATTTCCACACTTTCAAATATGACTGGCCACTACTTGTGTAAGTTttgatgtttcaatttttttttcctcttctaatgaataaatattaaattattatttattttcaaatataaattatggATGCTATTAAGTACAAAAGAAAATCTAATtaagtttcataaaaaaaacttatgagttattttattaaaaagaaaatattattcttatattttatatctaatATTTAATCCATTAAAAATAGTTGTTATATGATCATACACAAACAAATAACTACCTTAAGTTAAAATAGTTTCagaaaataataagtaaaactatatataaaataaaaagttagcGAATAAATTTGATAATTGAAGGGATGGCAAGTAACAcctttgttgttattattattattattattattattattattattattataaaataatcagTGAATACTtgtatttacataattaaattatgcaaattaaaGTTGATTGAATACCACTGTGTCAATGTATAAGAAGGTGTTTGGATGGATGACACTACTTATCCCAACCAAACTCACCCTACAAAATATTCgaataaatttcttttaattatatatttttttaaccttttttttattaaatatttatcataaaagACTCAGAGCAATTTTATTCATCTAACACCGCCTGTGAGCCATCATGTGAAATGCTCGGTAAATACAAAGTATGATTGGgcgcaaataaaaataaataaattaattaataaaacttattttgaaattttgatttgtcttaaatctattttatttctttaaaaaagtattatatagattttttttaaaagctattatattttaaatttttaaaaagctattagttttcatattattattattattggcaaGTATTCTTGCTCATTTCCTGAAATCAATTTgtggttttaattgtttaaaacatatttgttttttaaataaattattttcttaaatatattcagaaattattttaaaagtttcAGAAAAAggctaaaaatatttatttcacacAAAATAATTCATAGATATGTTTTTAACCTATGTACCGCTGCAtccaaatattttatatacccacaaaaattttaatatacaaACATCATTACaatagataaatatatgtatgtatatatatatatatattaaagtaaaaaaattaattttataaatgattaaaatctaaaacgtaaaaataaaataattattaaataatccGTTAAATGTCATATTAAGAGAATTATGCAATACTGACGGTTTAGGCACTTAATTTGGATTataaaattatgacataatatgggttttaattttatgacataaaaaatattttagaagtagaatatttttttattgtaagtGTGTGACGATCTTACTACCATCCGATCGGCTTCCTGCGACTTGTCGGCGGTCCACTGGTGGTACACTGGCAGTCCGACCGACCTCTAGCCATCGGCCATCAGTCCTCCGACGGTCCGGCCACCGTCCGAGACGGCCTCCGGTGACTAGCCATCATTAACCACCAATCCACCAGTGGTCCAATGGCGGACCGGCCCGTCTCCGGTGACTAATTCGTcagttacaatttttttattttattaaataaaacaatcattctctaaaaataaaatatgctacaatttctgtaataatcacttacatttcttgcataataaaattataccatattattttattttgtacccaaacaatatatttacaataaaatactatattctctatctaataataataataataataataatattattattattattaaacaaataaatacaacataaaaaaaagttttgaaaaatgtgaagaaatactaaccattttttaaaataataataataatttctaaaaacaaaatagtgtaatagggtttttaaaaaaaatcagtaatatttcaaaaaaaaaaaaataaagggttaAATAACCAAaagctttaaaataaaataataaacaaaaaatggaATAAGATCGACTTGAAAATCATTTTGCCATTAtggttaatatataaaattaaaaattaaattaaaaaggaGACCCAGGGCCTCTGATGCAGACTTGAATAAAGAAACATTTGGCGGCGCCACCACAGAGCACATCATTGTACTGTCCCCGAAGCATTGCATGGATCCTTACAGAGAAACCCTATTCATTCAGTCCGTGCTATAAAAGCATTTCCCAGATCAACCAAGCTACAACTAAACCcaaattatatacatacatcaCTGAGCTGAGCTAAATCAGTTCAATAAAGATTTTCACCTATATCCTATTCAGCCACTTGCAGTGCTCTTCCCCTCTTTTGGTTCATCAGCACCATTCTTGCCAGCATCATTTCCCAGGTCTTCTGGAGCTGAATTGATCCCCGCTGCAGTAGATGTCGAAGGAACCGCTACCACCTCCTCTGTGTTAACATTCATCAGTTTCGGCTGTTTCAGGGGCTTCTCAGGAACGATGTTCACAGCATTTGATGGCCCTGCATGAGAGGGATCTCTAGCCATATCATTCCGTTTATGATCTTCAGCCATTCTTTCATGAAATACTTTCAGACGATAATCAGTTTCCGGCCGCCTGCACACTTTCCTCAGAGGGACTATTTCCTGCCAATGAGGAGAGATACCAAATATAAAACATCCTTGGCAACTCATTAATGGTTTATAAAGCATAATCACTTTAGGTTGTTTTAAGCTGAATAGGATTAATGCTAGATATAGAAATTTAATACCTCAGACCCATCATGGTCATAGCGGACAAGGAACCGGCAGCGACATCCACGTGAATCATGTCTCCGTCTCTGTGCATCAAGGACATGGGCGTCGAAATAAAGAGATTGTTCCTTGCCCTCCTGTAATTTTTGAGCCACACAACAGTGAGCATAGTAATGCATTTTGAAATGCTCTTGACCTatgtttaaatcaaataaattatgaCACGAGTGATGATTTACTAATCAGGTGCTTGTATTTAATTATGTCATCATTTCACAGCATAGAGTGCCATTAGACAATTGATAGGAACCATAGTGTTTATATTGATGCAAAGATACACATGATTGTTTTCTCAATTTATGGGCAACAAGAATATCCTATGATTTATAATGATGCAACTCACACGAATATTTTCAAGGTTTTTACAACTCCAGGTTCTGATGAAATAATTGCCGTCTTAAGTTGCACGGAATTGAACCTACAGTTTAACAGGAGATCTAGCGTACCTGAAAACAGAGTATGAGGTCTCCAGGTAGTACCACTGCACATTCTGTCGGTTCACAAGGAACTGACCGTTGTCTCACACTCTCAAGCACATTAACCCACTCATCCTCTTCTTCCCCCATGCCAAGAAACCGAACCCATACTTCCTGAAATGAAAAGCAAATAGCAATAGCAATGGAgcaaaatcaagaaattattGCACACCCATCCGTTAGATAATCAATTTTTTCCTCACAACTATTTCAAAATGTCTGAAACAAATAGATCGCACACCATTCTAGGATGAAGGGCTTGTTAATAGTCCAAATGCTTCAACCAAAAATGTGTATTACACTTGCATCCACCAATATCAACTTTCTAAATAGAAGGACAAAAATTATTTCAGAACAAACAAGAATCCAAAATACAGCATATAGAACTGCATAGCCAGCCATATTGCAGGATTACAGCTTTAGGTATGGAAAAAATCATTGCAACTTGCAAGTACAGATTTTAGACCCACGTTATATAAAGTATCCAAAAGTATTTCACACCATAATTAGAT includes:
- the LOC120272651 gene encoding protein SAWADEE HOMEODOMAIN HOMOLOG 2-like, with translation MGRPPLGGGPVFRFTPKEVSEMEKYLQESNNLLPAREIMMFLAEKFSASADRAGKVAVQPKQVWNWFQNRRYARKARSSKGSEMTSYSVMPHDDSVSTGNAAPSASAPSASAPSGKNSSDESQVEFEAKSSRDGAWYDILAFISYRKSEAGEAEVWVRFLGMGEEEDEWVNVLESVRQRSVPCEPTECAVVLPGDLILCFQEGKEQSLYFDAHVLDAQRRRHDSRGCRCRFLVRYDHDGSEEIVPLRKVCRRPETDYRLKVFHERMAEDHKRNDMARDPSHAGPSNAVNIVPEKPLKQPKLMNVNTEEVVAVPSTSTAAGINSAPEDLGNDAGKNGADEPKEGKSTASG